The Methanotorris formicicus Mc-S-70 genome includes a region encoding these proteins:
- a CDS encoding HDIG domain-containing metalloprotein, producing the protein MEELLKLAEQIRDENLREKVIEFLKNPIPTHKEIEDTKIPPESSPASIKWHHKYEGGLIEHTIAVTKLALKMADVLEEVYGIKINKDLIIAGGLLHDIMKPFNYIREGDKFDHIENFHLDHLTLAVAELYKRDFPLEVIKIVASHHGDSSPSRPNSIEAYLIHFADTFDAQLNDVAIRVCQARSKDLGIDECEIYKKITPLKVYEIRSREGKKRLIEYLKELLGIEEEQTEDI; encoded by the coding sequence ATGGAAGAACTTTTAAAGTTGGCAGAACAAATAAGAGATGAAAATTTGAGGGAGAAAGTCATAGAATTTCTAAAAAATCCAATTCCCACACATAAGGAGATTGAAGATACGAAAATTCCTCCAGAATCATCCCCAGCAAGTATAAAATGGCACCATAAATATGAAGGGGGATTAATAGAGCATACAATAGCAGTTACAAAGTTGGCATTAAAAATGGCAGATGTTTTAGAGGAGGTTTATGGGATAAAAATAAATAAAGATTTGATTATCGCTGGTGGTTTGTTGCACGATATTATGAAACCTTTCAACTACATAAGAGAAGGGGATAAATTTGACCATATTGAAAATTTCCATTTAGACCACCTAACCCTTGCTGTTGCAGAACTCTACAAGAGGGACTTTCCACTTGAGGTTATAAAGATTGTTGCCTCCCATCACGGGGATTCCTCACCTTCAAGACCCAACTCCATAGAGGCATACCTTATCCACTTTGCAGACACCTTTGATGCTCAGTTAAATGACGTTGCAATTAGGGTTTGTCAGGCAAGGAGTAAGGATTTAGGTATTGATGAGTGTGAGATATACAAGAAGATTACCCCTTTAAAAGTTTATGAAATTAGAAGCAGAGAAGGTAAG